From Pseudomonas vanderleydeniana, the proteins below share one genomic window:
- a CDS encoding haloacid dehalogenase-like hydrolase — MKFVPKLLAAALCLGLAGQAFATELKHWPEAQAKQLEAMIAANANKGNFAVFDMDNTSYRYDLEESLLPYLENKGLITRDTLDPSLKLIPFKDTADHKESLFSYYYRLCEVDDMVCYPWVAQVFSGFTLKELKGYVDEMMASGKPVPSTYYDGDVVKNIEVQPPKVFAGQVELYNKLMENGIEVYVMTAASEELVRMVAADPKYGYNVKPQNVIGVTTLLKDRKTGELTTARKQISAGKYDEKANLGLELTPYLWTPATWMAGKQAAILTYIDQWKKPVLVGGDTPSSDGYMLFHSVDVAKGGVHLWVNRKDKYMTQLNGMIKSNAEAQAKEGLTVTADKNWVIVKPEEIQ, encoded by the coding sequence ATGAAATTCGTCCCGAAACTCCTCGCCGCCGCACTCTGCCTGGGCCTTGCCGGCCAGGCCTTCGCCACCGAGCTCAAGCACTGGCCAGAGGCCCAGGCCAAGCAACTGGAGGCGATGATCGCCGCCAACGCCAACAAGGGTAACTTCGCGGTGTTCGACATGGACAACACCAGTTACCGCTATGACCTGGAGGAGTCGTTGCTGCCGTACCTGGAGAACAAGGGGCTGATCACCCGCGATACCCTGGACCCGTCGCTGAAGCTGATCCCGTTCAAGGACACCGCCGACCACAAGGAAAGCCTGTTCAGCTACTACTACCGCCTCTGCGAAGTCGACGACATGGTCTGCTACCCCTGGGTGGCCCAGGTGTTTTCCGGCTTTACCCTCAAGGAGCTCAAGGGCTACGTCGACGAGATGATGGCGTCCGGCAAGCCGGTGCCGAGCACCTACTACGATGGCGACGTGGTGAAGAACATCGAAGTGCAGCCGCCGAAGGTCTTCGCCGGCCAGGTCGAGCTGTACAACAAGCTGATGGAGAACGGCATCGAGGTCTATGTGATGACCGCCGCTTCCGAAGAGCTGGTGCGCATGGTCGCGGCCGATCCCAAGTATGGCTACAACGTCAAGCCACAGAACGTGATCGGCGTGACGACCCTGCTCAAGGACCGCAAGACCGGCGAGCTGACCACCGCACGCAAGCAGATCAGCGCCGGCAAGTATGACGAGAAGGCCAACCTCGGCCTGGAGCTGACCCCGTACCTGTGGACCCCGGCGACCTGGATGGCCGGCAAGCAGGCGGCCATCCTCACCTACATCGACCAGTGGAAAAAACCGGTCCTGGTTGGTGGCGACACGCCTTCGAGCGATGGCTACATGCTGTTCCACAGCGTCGACGTGGCCAAGGGTGGTGTCCACCTGTGGGTCAACCGCAAGGACAAGTACATGACCCAGCTCAATGGCATGATCAAGAGCAACGCCGAGGCCCAGGCCAAGGAAGGTCTGACGGTGACCGCGGACAAGAACTGGGTGATCGTCAAGCCGGAAGAGATCCAGTAG
- the ilvD gene encoding dihydroxy-acid dehydratase yields MPDYRSKTSTHGRNMAGARALWRATGMKDADFKKPIIAVANSFTQFVPGHVHLKDMGQLVAREIERAGGVAKEFNTIAVDDGIAMGHDGMLYSLPSREIIADSVEYMVNAHCADAIVCISNCDKITPGMLMAALRLNIPVIFVSGGPMEAGKTKLASHGLDLVDAMVIAADSNASDEKVAEYERSACPTCGSCSGMFTANSMNCLTEALGLALPGNGSTLATHADREQLFLRAGRDIVALCQRYYGENDDSVLPRSIANFKAFENAMTLDIAMGGSTNTILHLLAAAQEAEVAFDLRDIDRLSRKVPQLCKVAPNIQKYHMEDVHRAGGIISILGELARGGLLHTDLPTVHSKSLAEAIAHWDITQTDDEAVHTFFKAGPAGIPTQTAFSQSTRWETLDDDRENGCIRSVEHAYSQEGGLAVLYGNIALDGCVVKTAGVDESILVFEGNAKIFESQDSAVRGILADEVKAGDIVIIRYEGPKGGPGMQEMLYPTSYLKSKGLGKACALLTDGRFSGGTSGLSIGHASPEAAAGGAIGLVQDGDKVLIDIPNRSINLLVSDEELAARRAEQDKKGWKPAEQRPRKVTSALKAYALLATSADKGAVRDKALLDKLVP; encoded by the coding sequence ATGCCTGATTACCGCTCGAAAACATCCACCCACGGCCGCAACATGGCCGGTGCTCGCGCCCTTTGGCGCGCCACGGGGATGAAAGACGCCGACTTCAAGAAACCGATCATCGCCGTCGCCAACTCCTTCACCCAGTTCGTACCCGGCCACGTCCACCTCAAGGACATGGGCCAGCTGGTCGCTCGCGAAATCGAACGCGCCGGTGGCGTGGCCAAGGAATTCAACACCATCGCCGTGGATGACGGCATCGCCATGGGCCACGACGGCATGCTCTACTCGCTGCCGAGCCGCGAGATCATCGCCGACTCCGTCGAGTACATGGTCAACGCCCACTGCGCCGACGCCATCGTCTGCATCTCCAACTGCGACAAGATCACCCCCGGCATGCTGATGGCCGCCCTGCGCCTGAATATCCCGGTGATCTTCGTGTCCGGCGGCCCGATGGAAGCCGGCAAGACCAAACTGGCCTCCCATGGCCTGGACCTGGTGGACGCGATGGTCATCGCCGCCGACTCCAACGCTTCTGACGAGAAGGTTGCCGAGTACGAGCGCAGCGCCTGCCCGACCTGCGGTTCGTGCTCCGGCATGTTCACCGCCAACTCGATGAACTGCCTGACCGAAGCCCTGGGCCTGGCCCTGCCGGGCAACGGTTCGACCCTGGCGACCCACGCCGACCGCGAGCAACTGTTCCTGCGCGCCGGTCGCGACATCGTCGCGCTGTGCCAGCGCTACTACGGCGAAAACGACGACTCGGTACTGCCGCGCAGCATCGCCAACTTCAAGGCGTTCGAGAACGCCATGACCCTGGACATCGCCATGGGCGGTTCCACCAACACCATCCTGCACCTGCTGGCCGCCGCCCAGGAAGCCGAAGTCGCCTTCGATCTGCGCGACATCGACCGCCTGTCGCGCAAGGTTCCGCAACTGTGCAAGGTCGCGCCGAACATCCAGAAGTACCACATGGAAGACGTGCACCGCGCCGGCGGGATCATCAGCATCCTCGGCGAACTGGCCCGTGGCGGCCTGCTGCACACCGACCTGCCGACCGTGCACAGCAAGAGCCTGGCCGAAGCCATCGCCCACTGGGACATCACCCAGACCGACGATGAAGCGGTGCACACCTTCTTCAAGGCCGGTCCGGCCGGCATCCCGACCCAGACCGCATTCAGCCAGTCGACCCGTTGGGAAACCCTGGATGACGACCGCGAGAACGGCTGCATCCGCAGCGTCGAGCACGCCTACTCGCAAGAGGGCGGCCTGGCCGTGCTGTACGGCAATATCGCGCTGGACGGCTGCGTGGTGAAGACCGCGGGTGTCGACGAGTCGATCCTGGTGTTCGAAGGCAACGCGAAGATCTTCGAAAGCCAGGACAGCGCGGTACGCGGCATCCTCGCCGACGAAGTGAAGGCCGGCGACATCGTGATCATCCGCTACGAAGGCCCGAAAGGCGGCCCGGGCATGCAGGAAATGCTCTACCCGACCTCCTACCTGAAGTCCAAGGGCCTGGGCAAGGCCTGTGCCCTGCTGACCGACGGTCGCTTCTCCGGCGGGACTTCGGGGCTGTCCATCGGTCACGCTTCTCCGGAAGCCGCTGCCGGTGGTGCGATCGGCCTGGTACAGGACGGCGACAAGGTACTGATCGACATCCCGAACCGCTCGATCAACCTGTTGGTCAGCGACGAGGAATTGGCGGCCCGCCGTGCCGAGCAGGACAAGAAAGGCTGGAAACCGGCCGAGCAGCGTCCACGCAAGGTCACCAGTGCACTGAAAGCCTACGCCCTGCTCGCCACCAGTGCCGACAAGGGTGCGGTGCGTGACAAGGCGTTGCTGGACAAGCTGGTGCCGTAA
- a CDS encoding GTPase/DUF3482 domain-containing protein, with product MTKPLTLAVVGHTNVGKTSLLRTLTRDVGFGEVSHRPSTTRHVEGARLSVEGQPLLELYDTPGLEDAIALLDYLERLDRPGERLDGPARVQRFLDGSEARQRFEQEAKVLRQLLASDAGLYVIDAREPVLAKYRDELSVLASCGKPLLPVLNFVSSAAQREDDWRQALARLGLHALVRFDSVAPPEDGERRLYESLALLLEGSRAQLERLVRDLQAQRQARRQSAQRLIAELLIDCAACRRQVAGDATAESEAIAELRQAVRQREQRCVEALLKLHAFRRDDAAASDLPLLDGRWGDDLFNPETLRQLGVKVGGGIAAGAAAGAGVDLLVGGLTLGAAALAGAIAGGALQTARGYGSRLLGKLKGKRELTLDDSVLRLLALRQRQLLLALEARGHAAMNSIRIDTPADKSWREGKLPEALGKARAHPQWSSLNPQPKLNQAERQEQLEKLLEKLETL from the coding sequence ATGACTAAGCCGTTGACGCTGGCCGTGGTCGGCCACACCAATGTCGGCAAGACCTCGTTGCTGCGGACCCTGACCCGGGACGTCGGTTTCGGCGAAGTCTCCCACCGCCCCAGCACCACTCGCCATGTCGAAGGCGCAAGGCTGTCGGTGGAGGGCCAACCGCTGCTGGAGCTGTACGACACCCCGGGCCTGGAAGATGCCATCGCCCTGCTCGACTACCTCGAACGCCTCGACCGCCCCGGCGAACGCCTCGATGGCCCGGCCCGCGTGCAGCGCTTTCTCGACGGCAGCGAAGCGCGCCAGCGTTTCGAACAGGAAGCCAAGGTGCTGCGCCAGTTGCTGGCCTCGGACGCCGGTCTGTATGTGATCGACGCCCGCGAGCCGGTGCTGGCCAAGTATCGCGACGAGCTGTCGGTGCTGGCCAGTTGCGGCAAGCCGCTGCTGCCGGTACTCAACTTCGTCAGCAGCGCCGCCCAGCGCGAGGACGACTGGCGCCAGGCCCTGGCCCGCCTGGGGCTGCACGCGCTGGTGCGCTTCGACAGTGTTGCGCCGCCGGAAGACGGTGAGCGTCGTCTTTATGAAAGCCTGGCGCTGTTGCTGGAAGGCTCCCGGGCACAACTGGAGCGCCTTGTACGCGACCTGCAAGCACAGCGCCAGGCACGGCGGCAGAGTGCCCAACGACTGATCGCCGAGCTGCTGATCGACTGCGCCGCCTGCCGACGCCAGGTGGCCGGCGACGCCACGGCCGAAAGCGAGGCCATCGCCGAATTGCGCCAGGCTGTGCGCCAACGCGAGCAACGCTGCGTCGAGGCCCTGCTCAAGCTCCATGCGTTTCGTCGTGACGATGCCGCCGCCAGCGACCTGCCGTTGCTCGACGGGCGCTGGGGCGATGACCTGTTCAACCCGGAAACCCTCAGGCAGTTGGGCGTGAAGGTCGGCGGAGGGATTGCCGCCGGGGCTGCCGCGGGGGCCGGGGTCGACCTGCTGGTCGGCGGCCTGACACTCGGTGCCGCCGCCCTGGCCGGCGCCATCGCCGGCGGTGCCTTGCAGACCGCCCGCGGCTACGGCAGCCGTCTGCTGGGCAAGCTCAAGGGCAAACGCGAGCTGACGCTCGATGACAGCGTGCTGCGCCTGCTCGCGCTGCGCCAGCGCCAGCTGTTGCTGGCACTGGAAGCCCGTGGGCATGCGGCGATGAACAGCATCAGGATCGATACTCCCGCGGACAAGTCGTGGCGCGAAGGCAAGTTGCCGGAAGCACTGGGCAAGGCTCGGGCCCACCCGCAATGGTCATCGTTGAACCCGCAACCGAAGCTGAACCAGGCCGAACGCCAGGAACAGCTGGAAAAGCTGCTGGAGAAGCTCGAAACACTCTGA
- a CDS encoding SagB family peptide dehydrogenase, protein MHINPDLFILIKPPALVIWNYKSHEQYSVDRYHADRLIELVEKPSRFDPTHPVDSTFVTTGILSENPFTRDHWGWDDLSRIFHMGTRDLPMANSPASCTEWARNYLAHCREVMRHPQPPPHRHATALHQDLIQLPTPLPEHCEANNNEFTTVLLHRKTCRKFLNWHVSLEQLSTILYLSLGYLRERELDIDPCIPQAFRSRRSSPSGGGLNCSEGYVYIRNVDGIGPGFYYYHPDKHALTLTRGPGISLATLVQGQHFIENLPFGVFITCRFDKMWWKYPHSQGYRVALLEAGHVSQTFQLAATALGLGTWVTAALTEQKIEQALHLEGLSEQPLLFVGAGYSHGETICDELRELLKTPSENH, encoded by the coding sequence ATGCATATAAATCCCGATCTGTTCATCCTGATAAAGCCACCGGCACTTGTCATCTGGAATTACAAGTCCCATGAACAGTATTCGGTGGATAGATATCATGCTGATCGGCTAATTGAGCTGGTCGAAAAACCCTCCCGTTTCGACCCGACTCACCCTGTCGACTCGACCTTCGTGACCACCGGAATCCTCAGTGAAAATCCCTTCACCCGCGACCACTGGGGCTGGGACGACCTGTCGAGAATTTTCCACATGGGTACCCGCGACCTGCCGATGGCAAACAGCCCGGCCAGTTGCACGGAGTGGGCACGAAACTACCTCGCCCACTGCCGGGAAGTCATGCGCCACCCGCAACCGCCGCCCCACCGCCATGCCACCGCCCTGCACCAGGACCTGATCCAGCTGCCGACGCCCTTGCCGGAACATTGCGAAGCCAATAACAACGAGTTCACCACTGTACTTCTGCACCGCAAGACGTGCCGAAAGTTCCTGAACTGGCATGTCTCCCTGGAACAACTCAGTACTATTCTCTATCTTTCCCTGGGTTACCTGAGAGAGCGCGAACTGGATATTGATCCGTGCATACCACAAGCATTTCGCAGCCGTCGCAGTAGTCCATCAGGTGGTGGCCTGAACTGCAGCGAAGGTTATGTCTATATTCGCAACGTCGACGGTATCGGACCGGGCTTCTACTATTATCACCCGGACAAACATGCACTGACACTGACAAGAGGCCCCGGCATATCGCTGGCGACGCTGGTCCAAGGCCAGCACTTCATCGAAAACTTGCCGTTCGGTGTCTTCATTACTTGCCGCTTCGACAAGATGTGGTGGAAGTATCCACACTCCCAGGGCTATCGCGTCGCCTTGCTGGAAGCCGGGCATGTTTCACAGACCTTTCAGCTCGCCGCCACCGCCCTGGGCCTGGGCACCTGGGTGACCGCAGCCTTGACCGAGCAGAAGATCGAACAGGCGCTGCACCTGGAGGGCCTGAGCGAACAGCCACTGTTGTTCGTCGGTGCCGGTTACAGCCATGGCGAGACGATCTGCGACGAACTTCGGGAACTGCTCAAGACGCCCTCGGAAAACCATTGA
- a CDS encoding phosphonate degradation HD-domain oxygenase: MSRVEQVLDEVFGLYQQFGDADYIGEPVSQLEHMSQAAQLAMAEGCDDEVVLAAFFHDIGHICPGPAQAQQSMGGYGLVSHERLGADYLRRAGFSERLARLVEYHVQAKRYLTRVEPGYYERLSEASRRTLEYQGGVMTAREAADFARDPLCELSLRLRRWDEQAKESDVPVLALQTLRDKAYRLLRG; this comes from the coding sequence GTGAGCCGGGTCGAACAGGTGCTGGACGAAGTCTTCGGTCTCTACCAGCAGTTCGGCGATGCCGACTACATCGGCGAGCCGGTGTCGCAGCTGGAGCACATGTCCCAGGCCGCGCAACTGGCGATGGCCGAGGGGTGCGACGACGAGGTGGTGCTGGCGGCGTTCTTCCACGACATCGGGCATATCTGCCCAGGGCCGGCGCAGGCGCAGCAGAGCATGGGGGGCTATGGCCTCGTCAGCCACGAACGGCTGGGTGCCGACTATCTACGCCGCGCCGGGTTCAGCGAGCGGCTGGCACGGCTGGTGGAATATCACGTGCAGGCCAAGCGTTACCTGACACGAGTCGAGCCGGGGTACTACGAGCGCCTGAGCGAAGCGAGCCGGCGGACGCTGGAGTACCAGGGCGGGGTGATGACGGCCAGGGAGGCGGCGGACTTCGCTCGAGACCCGCTGTGCGAGCTGAGCCTGCGCTTGCGTCGTTGGGATGAGCAGGCAAAGGAGAGCGATGTGCCAGTGCTTGCCTTGCAGACCCTGCGGGACAAGGCGTATCGGCTGTTGCGGGGCTGA
- a CDS encoding MFS transporter: MPSHETTRQSGRSRLLLVTGISLISFFPLNVLLPAFPTLAEQFATSTADIALTVSLFTLVFAFSQLVTGPLSDRFGRKKVLLACLALSSIGAIGCTLSTDFTVFLFFRGVQALGCGFFVLGLALVEDLFEPQERAPVRIFYMSFSGLFVALSPLLGSWLLDSFGWKSSFLAFALVAMGIALLARWILASSPGTEASQSQAAGQSLLQILGHRDFRRYWQIAALVFCTYFALTSVSPLIFMDGLRLSEYQYAIVLLIYGMAYLLGGVLAAWLQKRLTVRAQIDIGLLLLGTAGLALLLTLQLKQVSTASLLLPMCLSAAAVSITRPAAISAAMLLFPANAGTAASAGNTIMFLAAASSSALLAKSGALLIPAVGLAFVLCSLLGLLNSARLGR; the protein is encoded by the coding sequence ATGCCCTCGCACGAGACCACCCGACAATCGGGCCGCTCGCGACTGCTGCTGGTGACCGGCATCTCGCTGATCAGCTTCTTTCCGCTCAATGTCCTGTTGCCGGCGTTTCCCACCCTGGCAGAGCAGTTCGCAACATCGACCGCCGATATCGCCTTGACTGTCAGCCTGTTCACCTTGGTCTTCGCGTTTTCGCAACTGGTGACCGGCCCGCTCTCCGACCGCTTCGGGCGCAAGAAAGTGCTGCTGGCCTGCCTTGCCCTCTCCAGTATCGGCGCCATCGGCTGCACCCTGTCGACAGACTTCACCGTGTTTCTGTTCTTTCGCGGCGTCCAGGCGCTGGGTTGTGGTTTCTTCGTCCTCGGCCTGGCCCTGGTCGAAGACCTGTTCGAACCTCAGGAGCGCGCCCCCGTGCGCATCTTCTACATGAGTTTCAGCGGCCTGTTCGTCGCCCTGTCGCCCCTGCTGGGCTCCTGGCTGCTGGACAGTTTTGGCTGGAAGAGCAGCTTCCTCGCCTTTGCCCTGGTCGCCATGGGCATCGCACTGCTGGCACGATGGATACTGGCCTCATCTCCAGGGACAGAGGCCTCGCAGAGTCAGGCGGCGGGCCAATCGCTGCTGCAGATTCTCGGCCATCGTGACTTCCGCCGTTACTGGCAGATCGCAGCCCTGGTGTTCTGTACCTACTTCGCCCTGACCAGCGTTTCCCCGTTGATCTTCATGGACGGCCTGCGGCTCTCTGAATACCAATACGCCATCGTCCTGTTGATCTATGGCATGGCCTATCTGCTCGGTGGCGTACTGGCCGCCTGGCTGCAGAAACGCCTGACAGTCCGCGCGCAGATCGACATCGGCCTGCTCCTGCTGGGCACTGCCGGCCTGGCACTGCTGTTGACCCTGCAACTGAAGCAAGTCTCCACCGCCAGCCTGCTGCTGCCGATGTGCCTGAGTGCCGCTGCGGTCAGTATTACCCGCCCTGCCGCCATCTCCGCAGCGATGCTGCTGTTCCCGGCGAACGCCGGCACCGCAGCGTCGGCGGGCAACACCATCATGTTCCTCGCGGCGGCCAGCAGCAGCGCGCTGCTGGCCAAAAGTGGGGCCCTGCTAATACCGGCCGTCGGCCTGGCCTTCGTACTCTGCAGTCTGCTTGGCTTGCTGAACAGCGCCAGGCTCGGGCGTTGA
- a CDS encoding L-cystine transporter, producing the protein MNLPLILNLLVFLALLLGLAQTRHTTWSLARKVLFALALGVVFGIGLHTVYGDGNPVLKASIAWFDLVGNGYVQLLQMIVIPLVFASILSAVARLHNASSLGRISFLTIGTLLFTTAIAALIGIGLTNLFGLTAEGLVAGTQEMARLQTIQNDYAGKVADLNVPQLLLSFIPQNPFADLARAKPTSIISVVIFAAFLGVAALQLLKDDAEKGQKVINAIDTLQAWVMRLVRVVMKLTPYGVLALMTKVVAGSNLQDIIKLGSFVVVSYIGLGLMFVVHGLLLSLAGVNPLRFFRKVWPVLTFAFTSRSSAASIPLSIEAQTRRLGIPQSIASFAASFGATIGQNGCAGLYPAMLAVMVAPTVGINPLDPLWIATLLAIVTLSSAGVAGVGGGATFAALIVLPAMDLPVSLVALLISVEPLIDMGRTALNVSGSMTAGTLTSQLMKQTDKRLLDADEQTELAQA; encoded by the coding sequence ATGAACCTGCCGCTGATTCTCAATCTGCTGGTGTTCCTCGCCCTGTTGCTGGGCCTGGCGCAAACCCGCCATACCACCTGGAGCCTGGCCAGGAAGGTGTTGTTCGCCCTGGCGCTGGGCGTGGTGTTCGGCATCGGCCTGCATACCGTCTACGGTGACGGCAACCCGGTGCTCAAGGCCTCCATCGCCTGGTTCGACCTGGTGGGCAACGGCTATGTGCAGCTGCTGCAGATGATCGTGATCCCGCTGGTGTTCGCCTCGATCCTCAGCGCCGTGGCGCGTCTGCACAATGCCTCGTCCCTGGGCAGGATCAGTTTCCTGACCATCGGCACGCTGCTGTTCACCACGGCCATCGCCGCGCTGATCGGCATCGGCCTGACCAACCTGTTCGGCCTGACCGCCGAAGGCCTGGTCGCCGGCACCCAGGAAATGGCCCGCCTGCAGACGATCCAGAACGACTACGCCGGCAAGGTCGCCGACCTCAACGTGCCGCAACTGCTGCTGTCGTTCATTCCGCAGAACCCCTTTGCCGATCTGGCCCGGGCCAAGCCGACCTCGATCATCAGCGTGGTGATCTTCGCCGCCTTCCTCGGCGTGGCCGCCCTGCAACTGCTCAAGGATGATGCGGAAAAAGGCCAGAAGGTGATCAACGCCATCGATACCCTGCAGGCCTGGGTGATGCGCCTGGTGCGCGTGGTGATGAAACTCACCCCCTATGGCGTGCTGGCGCTGATGACCAAGGTGGTGGCCGGTTCCAACCTGCAGGACATCATCAAGCTCGGCAGTTTCGTGGTGGTGTCCTACATCGGCCTGGGGCTGATGTTCGTGGTCCACGGCCTGCTGCTGTCGCTGGCCGGGGTCAACCCACTGCGCTTCTTCCGCAAGGTCTGGCCAGTGCTGACCTTTGCCTTCACCAGCCGCTCCAGTGCCGCGAGCATCCCGCTGAGCATCGAGGCGCAGACCCGTCGCCTGGGGATTCCACAATCGATCGCCAGCTTCGCCGCCTCGTTCGGCGCGACGATCGGCCAGAACGGCTGTGCCGGCCTGTACCCGGCGATGCTGGCGGTGATGGTGGCGCCGACCGTTGGCATCAACCCGCTGGACCCGCTGTGGATCGCGACCTTGCTGGCCATCGTCACCCTGAGTTCGGCCGGTGTGGCCGGGGTCGGTGGCGGCGCGACCTTCGCCGCGCTGATCGTGCTGCCGGCGATGGACCTGCCGGTGTCACTGGTGGCGCTGCTGATTTCGGTGGAACCGCTGATCGACATGGGCCGGACCGCGCTGAATGTAAGCGGTTCGATGACCGCCGGGACCCTCACCAGCCAGCTGATGAAGCAGACCGACAAGCGCCTGCTGGATGCGGATGAGCAGACGGAACTGGCGCAGGCCTGA
- a CDS encoding DUF2868 domain-containing protein has protein sequence MTEPTPLQRLWLTETVRLREEQAGPLEDLEANRRARAAGGDLASRIQHRALWLAERDGQLAALQHWLQGARLALLLLAVLVILSGAGLALAALGNGQLPVNVFWALGSLLGLNLLLLASWALGLFFAGGHGASLGRLWLWLSEKFARDAQAVQLVPALVLLLQRQRLNRWAIGVVVHGLWLLALGCALVVLLALLATRRYGFVWETTILGGDTFVGLTQGLGALPALLGFSVPDESMIRASGNAAVNLENARQAWAGWLVGVLLVYGLLPRLLLALLCLWRWKNGVRTLALDLNLPGYAHLRERLMPSSERLGISDAAPAQLHNAEAGVTGQDSDGALLVAIELDDQRPWPPALPKGVRDAGVLDSRESRQKLLEQLTRFPPARLAIACDPRRSPDRGSLALIAELARSAAATRIWLLQAPPGQALDADRLGDWHHALQQLKLPFADSAPFTWLESGHD, from the coding sequence GTGACTGAACCGACTCCCCTGCAACGCCTCTGGCTGACCGAGACCGTGCGCCTGCGCGAAGAGCAGGCCGGCCCCCTGGAAGACCTCGAAGCCAACCGCCGCGCCCGTGCGGCCGGCGGCGACCTGGCGAGCCGCATCCAGCACCGCGCGCTCTGGCTGGCCGAGCGCGACGGCCAACTCGCCGCCCTGCAGCACTGGCTGCAAGGGGCACGCCTGGCCCTGTTGCTGCTTGCCGTGCTGGTCATCCTCAGCGGCGCCGGACTGGCCCTTGCCGCCCTGGGCAACGGCCAACTACCGGTCAATGTCTTCTGGGCCCTGGGCAGCCTGCTCGGGCTCAACCTGCTGCTGTTGGCGAGCTGGGCCCTGGGCCTGTTCTTCGCCGGTGGTCACGGCGCCAGTCTGGGCCGGCTCTGGCTGTGGCTCAGTGAAAAGTTCGCCCGTGATGCCCAGGCCGTGCAACTGGTGCCGGCGCTGGTGCTCCTGCTGCAACGCCAGCGCCTGAACCGCTGGGCCATCGGCGTCGTCGTCCACGGCCTGTGGCTGCTGGCACTGGGCTGTGCGCTGGTGGTGCTGCTGGCACTGCTCGCCACCCGGCGCTACGGCTTCGTCTGGGAAACCACCATTCTCGGTGGTGACACCTTCGTCGGCCTGACCCAGGGACTCGGCGCCCTACCCGCACTGCTGGGCTTCAGCGTGCCCGACGAGAGCATGATCCGCGCCAGCGGCAACGCCGCCGTCAACCTGGAGAATGCCCGCCAGGCCTGGGCCGGCTGGCTGGTCGGGGTGCTGCTGGTCTACGGCCTGCTACCGCGCCTGCTGCTGGCGCTGCTGTGCCTGTGGCGCTGGAAGAACGGCGTTCGTACCCTGGCGCTGGACCTGAACCTGCCTGGCTACGCTCACCTGCGCGAACGCCTGATGCCCAGCAGCGAACGCCTGGGCATCAGCGACGCCGCCCCTGCGCAGTTGCACAATGCCGAAGCCGGGGTGACTGGCCAGGACAGCGACGGCGCGTTGCTGGTCGCCATCGAGCTGGACGACCAGCGCCCCTGGCCGCCCGCCTTGCCCAAGGGCGTGCGGGATGCGGGAGTGCTCGACAGTCGCGAGTCGCGGCAGAAACTGCTGGAACAACTGACCCGCTTCCCGCCGGCGCGCCTGGCGATCGCCTGCGACCCACGGCGCTCGCCGGATCGCGGCAGCCTTGCGCTGATCGCCGAACTGGCCCGCAGCGCCGCCGCCACCCGCATCTGGCTGCTGCAGGCGCCGCCCGGCCAGGCCCTCGACGCCGACCGCCTTGGCGACTGGCACCACGCCCTGCAACAACTCAAGCTGCCGTTCGCCGACAGCGCTCCGTTCACCTGGCTGGAGAGCGGCCATGACTAA
- a CDS encoding dihydrofolate reductase: MTTKLPLSLIAALAENRVIGVDNSMPWHLPADFKYFKATTLGKPIIMGRKTWDSLGRPLPGRLNLVVSRQAGLQLEGAEVFPSLEAALVRAEAWALEQGVSELMLIGGAQLYAQGLAQADRLYLTRVGLSPQGDAWFPEFDLNLWQRVSDEPHPAEGDKPAFSFEVWERV; encoded by the coding sequence ATGACAACCAAACTCCCCCTCAGCCTGATCGCGGCCCTCGCGGAAAACCGCGTGATCGGCGTAGACAACAGCATGCCCTGGCATTTGCCGGCGGATTTCAAGTACTTCAAGGCCACCACGCTGGGCAAGCCGATCATCATGGGGCGCAAGACCTGGGATTCTCTTGGTCGGCCATTGCCGGGGCGGCTGAACCTGGTGGTGAGCCGCCAGGCCGGGCTGCAACTGGAAGGTGCCGAGGTGTTCCCGTCGCTGGAGGCCGCGCTGGTGCGGGCCGAGGCCTGGGCGCTGGAGCAGGGCGTCAGTGAGCTGATGCTGATCGGCGGGGCGCAGCTGTATGCCCAGGGGCTGGCGCAGGCCGATCGCCTGTACCTGACCCGGGTCGGCCTGAGTCCGCAGGGTGATGCCTGGTTCCCCGAGTTCGACCTGAACCTGTGGCAGCGCGTTTCCGACGAGCCGCACCCGGCAGAGGGCGACAAGCCGGCGTTCAGCTTCGAGGTGTGGGAGCGGGTCTGA